The region AGTCAGTAACCAACGACAGTGCTAGATCTGGGAAGTTCCTGTGGGCGCCGCCGATCGCTAAGGCACCGTCCGTGCTGGATATGATGACACAGACTATCGGGATCCCTGCCACGCCGGGAGTCGACCCGCTTGACTTGTTCCGCGACGAGTATCCTCTACCCAGAGGTAGGTCCAGTCAGTAACCAACGACAGTGCTAGATCTGGGAAGTTCCTGTGGGCGCCGCCGATCGCTAAGGCACCGTCCGTGCTGGATATGATGACACAGACTATCGGGATCCCTTCCACGCCGGGAGTCGACCCGCTTGACTTTTTCCGCGACGAGTATCCTCTACCCAAAGGTAAGTCCAGTCAGTGATGTTGACCTTTTTGACTGATATCTCgggacataaaaaaaaaaccttttaaaacTTTTAACTGACCAGATTTTTGAAAATCTACAAATTCTAGCCTCTTTGCCGCTTCATAGTGCTAAATATTTtgcattaaattaaaatacaaaaatacgattttacaggttttttgttttcacttaatttaacataacataacatagaTGACGCGTGTAATTGTATGTAATAAAGGCTAAAACTTTCACTTACGTATCTTCAAGATTCAAGTCGTttttattaaggggctaccccacgccaatgacctttgatctgaatcccttagttttctaatgttttttgtagcttattatattaacagctacggctttaagcaatatagtatcccatatttacttcaaagttcattgtcttcgagatatttggcatcaaagttgaacaattgcTAAAAACCTGGTTtttggccataacttttgtgttaattagtttaaaattaaaaccctggacacgtttttcgaaACGTCAAAGATCcctcactgcaaactagatacgaaaaaagtgttttattagacactcactgcaaactagatacgaaaaaagtgtttttttagacaatgtttaaaaaattcattaaataataagtattcagttctttcaaaatccggtggacaaaaccggagaaaaagattgaaaaaccgataaccgtttgtcttataattctatctgtagtgcaaaaaaaggagataccatttaaaacttgtcaaaaatcgataaaaacctcgggtagccccttaatagcTGTTGTGTGGTGTTTGTTGTTAAAGCCGAATAAaagcttaagaaaaaaaattgcccaaaatgttttttttaataatgttgtAGTAGAGAGATAATTCAGAGATAAAGTACTTCAGAGTATAAcaatatcaatattttttatgcaTATAAGTAAATCTGACAAGACAAAAATGTAATAATGCACCTAAAGAATGCATTGCGAGCTACTAACGTCCACTCAAATCTACTAGTTACACAACGTTCATAACGGATTTAACGGAGTTTGGCTGGGCTAGTAAAATGCGTTAATGACATACACGATTTACATAGGTATATTGATTGTTAATTGATTGAATAATTTATAATTGGACTAATTGTTTAAAATCGctctaaatattaaatataatactcAATTCGTTAtgacttgtttattttatttgttgctGTTGTGAAAAAACAGCCTAAGTAAATGATGCTGTTCCGTTTGCAGTGTTATTGACCGCGCATCATGGGTGAGACAGCAATGTAATTTAATGCGCGTGCGATAGTGAACAGCCTGTTCAAcgtacgaaattcttcgtgcttATCTTCCTTACTTTATAGAGTTAACTATTTCAGGTTACAGCCAACCGCTGGACGAATACGACTACATCATCGTCGGCGCTGGTTCAGCAGGCTCAGCGCTTGCGTCCCGCCTGTCCGAAGACAAGCAGAAACCACGACCCATGGTACTGGTGCTGGAGGCTGGGAAGCCGGAGCGACTCCTGACTGAGGTGCCGATGATGGCGGGGCAGTGGCCTATCTCGGAGTATGCGTGGCCGTACCAGGCGGAGCCGCAGCCCGGCATTTGCACaggtaataattattatgtatcACTCTATACATTTGAGAAAAATGTATGTagttaggtaccgtaaaaccaaTATCTTTCTTCAATGTGACGAAATTACATGAATGTCGCAGTTCTAAggctaattattattataaattaaagaaaaaaaacacagaCAAAACCAAAGAGAACCGTAAAAATGTTCTATCTTTAGGGCTGATTtaaacggcgcgcgaactcgcatgcgattttagttacattgcgcaGTTGCgcactgttggttacgtccaattcaactgaccgatcaaaacccgcaatgtaaaatgaaactcgtatgcgagttctcgcatcgtctaaccGAGCTCTTAACAGGTAAGTTCGAGTCTTGCCAGAGGTGGTAAATTTTTCCtatactaaaaaataaaaatatacttctTTTAAAAATGTTGCTCGTCAGATCCCTCGGctacctatttttaataaaattatactgctatgGAACGCCGGGTAACGATATATTTAcaactgaaataaatgaaaattatttagataggtttttgtgttttttttttatcgagccAAATAATCGTTTAAAGGTTTTGGTTAGAGCCTGCCTTTGAAAATATATTTGCCCTAgattaaaacgtataaaaatggTGAAATGTTAAACTACAATATTGCGTAAGCGTCCTCTTGAAGAGTGTTTATTTAAACTTCAGCGAGCGAGAACAACCGCTGCTATTGGCCTCGGGGCAAAGCTGTGGGGGGCACGAGTCTCATCAACTTCATGATATACACCCGCGGACGGCCGCAGGACTGGGACAGGATCGCCGCTGACGGGAACTATGGGTGGTGAGTGAATTAGGGCTCAATTAGACGGCGCGCAAACTCGTATACGATTTtattagttacattgcggaccattGAGGTTACATCAATTTAAACGATCTATCAAATAACGCAAAGTACtgaaagtcgcatgcgagttctcgcgcCGTTTAATTGTGCCTAGAGTTAATATCAGTCAGTTATTTACAGTTATAAATTGAAGGgatttgcaaataaataataaaggtaCTAACATAACActcttaattaataataatatgaattaaaaaacatttatttacaaacaagatataaatatacagtggtattactacttaaaacaaattaataactaaattgtttgtaaataaatgatttttaattcaatcttccggattggaacgctgtcggcgggccggattgaaACAGGCCGGGGTTTCGAGAGCCCTGATTCAGACATTTCttgccatagactaggaatcctctagctagaacgagtttagagcaattatttcatgcaaccgatgatgccaaaaatgcgggggtgcgcgggacgaggtgagcgaaggcccgtgccgtgattggcacacattcaaagacacggacgtcacacaaagacactttcgacttgaacatggagtaaaattaccgtatgcgtggcagagggggtagtgcgactatgctaagtctggaggatgttttgtctgtgtttCTTGCTATCGATACCGATAACACTTGACtagatattttaattaatcacTAGAACTAGTACGTTTTTGCCTCGAAAAAAACCGGGCTATGGTTCTATTGAtcatacatacaaattattgatCAATAATTTTGCCCTCATAAGCCAATTAGCGGTATTTCAAATCAAAAGTTTATGCAAACATTTTTACctgcaaataataaaaaatgtttatttaatttcaggTCATATAATGACGTCTTGCATTATTATATGAAGGCTGAGAAGGCAGATCTGAAGAGGCTGCCTAAACACCCTCCATACCACGGTGAAGAGGGCCCCCTTAACGTCGAGAATATGTCTTTCAGGTGAATTTCAATTTAGCAttcatattatatgtatttcaaaaTGTCATCGGAGTAATCTGGAAATTTgcgcggcgctttaaaattttaaataaaatgtatatatatatattaacagtaaagtcgcatgcgcaatgaaattgaaattatgtaaacatcaaataaatatatgggtgatggcctccttattttgtaagtattcacttcagaaactacactttgacacgagttcacaaattaaaactaaataatcTTTATTCGTGTCAAACATTATTGGTAGGTACATTATTGGTAACATTACTGGAAATTGGATACGCAGACAGACAGAGACACGCAGTTTTCATTTTTGTAAATCAAAGAATGGGTATGCATTTtaacattaatattttattctgtttacaGAACTGGGCTAGTCGAGGCGTTTTTGGAAGCTGGAAGGCAAATGGGCTACCCAACTGTCGACTATAATGCACCAGACGGCTTTGGCTTCGGATACGTGCAAACCACTACACACTACGGCCATCGTGTCAGCGCCGCTAAAGCCTATCTTCATGAGCACAAACGCAGGAGGAACCTGCATATCCTTCCCTTAGCGACTGTCACTAAGGTACTCATTGAACCTAACACCAAGAGAGCGTATGGCGTTGAATACGTCAGGAATGGAAAGAAATATATAGTAAGGTGTCGTAGAGAGGTGATCCTATCAGCCGGCCCCATCGCCTCACCTCAACTTCTCATGCTGTCAGGAGTCGGCCCTAAAGAACATTTAGAGTCCCTTGGAATACCAGTCATTAAAGACTTGCCCGTAGGCAGGACTTTGTATGACCACGTAGCGTTCCCAGGAATTGTATTTCCACTGAGTAGAAACAACGCAAGTTTGACGATTGGGAAAGTTTTGCAAGTAAAAAATCTATTACAGTGGTTTACATATGGCGAAGGGCCACTTTCCAGTATCGGTTCAATTGAAGGTATCGGATATATCAAAACATCCCAGTCGGATGATCCTGAGCAAGTGCCTGATATTGAACTAATTTCCATGGCAGGCTCACTAGCTTTAGATGATGGCCTATTCTTTAGAAGAGCATGGAAAATTAAAGACAAAACTTACAATGAAGTTTTTGCTCCCTTAAATGGGCGCGACACTTGGTCTGCTGTTCCAATGCTTTTGCAGCCAAAATCCAAAGGCTATTTAGAGCTTCGTGATACCAATCCCTTTTCTCATCCAAAAATGCACGGTAATTACTTAAGCGATCCTAGGGATTTAGCGACTTTGAGGGAAGCTGTTAAGACGGTGATCCAAATAGGGCAATCAGAGCCTTTTAGGAAGTATGGTGGACAGTTGCATCTGGCTTATTATTCTCAGTGTAAGAATGAGGCGCCAGGATCGGATGCTTACTGGGATTGTGCTATCAGGACGCTGCTCGTAAGTCTTCACCATCAGATAGCGACGTGTCGAATGGGGCCACCGAATGACCCCGATGCGGTGGTGGACCCCGAGTTGCGAGTGTACGGCATCGACGCGCTGAGGGTGGCAGACTCGGGGGTGATCCCCCGGCCAACGGCAGCGCACACCAACGCACCAGCGATTATGATCGGCGAAAAGGCAGCTGATATGATAAAACAGACATGGTCCAGTGTGGTGCattgaattaaataaagttattgaaaaaaaaatcgtcacatattattagtttttttttttcattattgtcgtat is a window of Cydia splendana chromosome 1, ilCydSple1.2, whole genome shotgun sequence DNA encoding:
- the LOC134792622 gene encoding glucose dehydrogenase [FAD, quinone]-like, translating into MMTQTIGIPSTPGVDPLDFFRDEYPLPKGYSQPLDEYDYIIVGAGSAGSALASRLSEDKQKPRPMVLVLEAGKPERLLTEVPMMAGQWPISEYAWPYQAEPQPGICTASENNRCYWPRGKAVGGTSLINFMIYTRGRPQDWDRIAADGNYGWSYNDVLHYYMKAEKADLKRLPKHPPYHGEEGPLNVENMSFRTGLVEAFLEAGRQMGYPTVDYNAPDGFGFGYVQTTTHYGHRVSAAKAYLHEHKRRRNLHILPLATVTKVLIEPNTKRAYGVEYVRNGKKYIVRCRREVILSAGPIASPQLLMLSGVGPKEHLESLGIPVIKDLPVGRTLYDHVAFPGIVFPLSRNNASLTIGKVLQVKNLLQWFTYGEGPLSSIGSIEGIGYIKTSQSDDPEQVPDIELISMAGSLALDDGLFFRRAWKIKDKTYNEVFAPLNGRDTWSAVPMLLQPKSKGYLELRDTNPFSHPKMHGNYLSDPRDLATLREAVKTVIQIGQSEPFRKYGGQLHLAYYSQCKNEAPGSDAYWDCAIRTLLVSLHHQIATCRMGPPNDPDAVVDPELRVYGIDALRVADSGVIPRPTAAHTNAPAIMIGEKAADMIKQTWSSVVH